The Pelmatolapia mariae isolate MD_Pm_ZW linkage group LG9, Pm_UMD_F_2, whole genome shotgun sequence genome has a segment encoding these proteins:
- the ropn1l gene encoding ropporin-1-like protein codes for MPLPDTLYCAQQINIPPELPDILKDFTKAAIRTQPKDLLQWSAAYFSALSKGECLPVKDRLELNVATQKTDTGLTPGLLKILHKQLSPKKTCSKEELQAKWKGLCLPVAQLETLLSLGSFGSDIDWMEFFALGCSALGGTLISSLKFACEILTEDETGGAAKIPFDTFVRLYTYLAQLDGDVPQERIDNFLSSLQPQVNKQNGMIQVSNFYPSRKGGKQKQKAVEERS; via the exons ATGCCTCTTCCAGACACATTGTACTGTGCCCAGCAAATCAACATCCCTCCCGAGCTGCCAGACATCCTTAAAGACTTTACTAAGGCAGCCATCCGAACACAGCCCAAGGATTTGTTGCAGTGGTCTGCGGC ATACTTCAGTGCTCTGTCTAAAGGAGAGTGTCTGCCTGTTAAGGACAGGCTGGAATTAAATGTTGCCACCCAGAAGACGGACACTGGGCTGACTCCAGGTCTTCTGAAGATCCTCCACAAACAG CTGTCGCCCAAGAAAACCTGTAGCAAAGAGGAACTGCAGGCGAAGTGGAAGGGCCTGTGTCTACCTGTGGCTCAGCTGGAGACCCTGCTGTCGCTGGGCAGCTTTGGCTCAGATATTGACTGGATGGAGTTTTTTGCCCTGGGCTGCAGCGCTCTTGGAGGG ACTCTTATCAGTTCGCTTAAGTTTGCCTGCGAGATCCTAACAGAGGATGAGACGGGTGGTGCCGCGAAGATCCCGTTCGACACCTTTGTCAGGCTCTACACTTACCTGGCTCAGCTAGACGGGGACGTGCCACAGGAACGCATTGACAACTTCCTCAGCAGTCTGCAGCCACAAGT CAACAAGCAGAACGGCATGATTCAGGTTTCCAACTTCTACCCCAGCAGGAAGGGAggaaagcagaagcagaaagCAGTGGAAGAAAGAAGTTAG